A window of Kineococcus sp. NBC_00420 genomic DNA:
CCCCGTTGCCGCGCCTGGTTGTCCAGCACGTCGTACCAGTCGACCACCGGCCCGTCGAGGACGAGCGCGCAGACCTTCTCGGCCAACGGCGAGCGGGCGACGAACTGCAGCAGGATCGCCCCGCCCATCGACCAGCCCACGACGAGCAGACGCCGGGCGCCGGAGTCGATCGCGTGCTGTGCCACCGCCTCCACGTCGTTCCACTCGGTGTCGCCGAGGCCGTAGAGGCCCGGTTTCGCGGCCGGGGCGTCGGCGTCGTTGCGGTAGCTGGGGACCAGGCACGGGATGCCCAGTTCGTGCAGGACGGGGAGGGCCCGCAACGCCTCTTCGCGGGTGGCGCCGCGGCCGTGGACGAGGACCGCCCAGACGTCGCTCTCGCCCCGCGAGGCGGTGGGGACGAACCAGCAGGGCAGGTCCCCGACCTCGCCGGGGACGACGAGGTCCTCGTGGGCGAGACCGAGGGCCGTGCTCGGGTCGCCCGAGTAGTAGTACTGGTTCCAGCGCGCCGACCCGGGCCGTGGGACCCCCCGGTCCACGCCGAGCAGTTCCCGCGTCACCCGGCCGTCGGTCACGTCGAGGACGTCCCCCACGCGGAAGTGCCCCCGGCCGCCGTCGGTCCAGACGCCGTAGCGGCCCGGGACGACGGTGTCGACGGTCTGCTCGAGGACGACCCGGTGGGGTCCGACCTGCAGGACCTCGACGTCGTCGGGTTTGTGCGGGCGCGGGGTGACCACGGCGCGGGCGAAGGACACCGCGACGCCCGTCAGCCCGGCACCGACCGCGGTGACGGTGAGCGCCGCCGCGAGCGGGACGAGGCGGGAGGCCTTCACCGTCCCGCCCGCCAGGCGGCACGGATCAGCGGGACCTGCAGGGGCAACCGGGCGATCGTGATCGCGCGGGCGCGGGGGGACCTCGCGTCGAGGGCCATCGTGACGTTGGCGGGCCAGACCGCGACCAGGAAGGCCGCAGCGACCGTGCCGCTCGCGCGGCGGGTCCGCGGGAGCGCCAACCCGGCCGCCAGTCCGAGCTCGACGACGCCGGAGGCGAGGGTCCAGGTGCGGGCGCTGCCCGGCAGCGCGCGCGGGACGATCTCGTCGAAGTGCGCCGCACGGACGAAGTGGGCGAGGCCCGCGACGCCGAACATCGTCGCGACGGGGACCCACCTGCGGGACGGGACGGCGCTGATCACACCGGCGATCCTGCCCGACGTCCCCTAGGGTCACCGCGTGGACCCCAACACCTGGACCGTCGTCGTCTTGACCGAGGAGGCGTTCGGTGACGTCGACGCCCGCAACGTCGCCGAGCTGCACGCGGACGCCCGCGCCGCCGGGGACGACGTACGCCACGTCGTCCTCGTCCCCGCCGACACCCAGCGGAGCCTGCTGGCGGGCTTCCTCGACCACCTGAGCCTCGGTGAGCTGAAGGAGGCGTTCGCGGAGGTCCGGGAGGGCCGCCACCCCGACGGGGCCCGGGCGGACGCCGAGACGGCCCTGGCGGCCACGCTGGCCGCGTTGCGCGAGCTGGGGTTGAGCGCGGAGGGCCGCACGACGGACGACGACCCGCTGCCGGCGGTGCGGGAGGCCCTGCTCCAAGGACCCGACGCCCGTGAGCTGGTCGTGGTGACCCGTCCGCACGCGGTGGAGGACACCCTGCACACCGACTGGGCCTCGAGGGCGCGCGACGAGTTCGGGGTCCCGGTCCTGCACGTCTACGCGGGCACGACCAGACTCGGGTGACGGAACACCGCCGAGCACGGGGAGGTTGAACGGGACATGACTGCGCACACGCCCGACACCACGAGCAAGACCTACAACGTCACCAAGTCCGACGCTGAGTGGCGCGCGGAACTCGACCCGCAGGCCTACCACGTGCTGCGCCAGGCCGGCACGGAGCGGCCCTTCACGGGCGAGTACGAGGACACGACGACCGAGGGCGTCTACGCGTGCCGCGCCTGCGGGTCGGAGCTGTTCACCAGCAACGAGAAGTTCGCCTCGCACTGCGGCTGGCCGTCCTTCTTCGACCCCAAGGACTCCACCGCGGTGGAACTCCTCGTCGACGACACCCTCGGCATGCGCCGCACCGAGGTGCGCTGCGCGAACTGCGGTTCGCACCTCGGTCACGTCTTCGAGGGCGAGGGCTACCCGACCCCCACCGACCAGCGCTACTGCATCAACTCGATCAGCCTCAGCCTGCGTCCCGCGCAGGCCTGAGGCAGGCTGACCCCATGAGCGACGAGATCCCGGAACTGGACCCCGACCTGCAGGCGGCGGACTCCTCGTTGGACCAGGAGACGGAGCGAGACCAGGCCGACGACCTGTCCAGCGACACCCTCGAGGCCGACGACCAGGACGACACCTGGGAGCCCGACCAGCACCTGTCGAACGCGACGGCGGAACTCATCGTGGACGGTGACCGCAACGAAGAGACCCTCGACGAGCGGTTGGCCCAGGAGGTCCCGGACGTCGACGCCGTCAGTGGTGGCGACGCCGACTCCGACCGGGACTACCGCCAGGTCTGACTCTCCCGCAGGCGGACTCGTCAGGGCAAGGCGTTGACGAGTTCGCCGAGGGCGACCTTCGGGCCGGTGAAGAACGGCAGTTCCTCCCGAACGTGACGACGGGCCTCGGTGGCGCGCAGGTCGCGCATGAGGTCGACGATGCGGTACAGCTCGTCGGCCTCGAAGGCGAGGATCCACTCGTAGTCGCCGAGGGCGAACGCGGAGACGGTGTTCGCGCGGACGTCCTCGTAGCTGCGGGCCGCGAGACCGTGGTCGCGCAGCATCGTGCGCCGCTCACCCTCGGGCAGCAGGTACCACTCGTAGGACCGCACGAACGGGTACACGCAGACGTAGTCGCGGGCCTGGTCGCCGGACATGAACGCGGGCACGTGGCCACGGTTGAACTCCGCCGGCCGGTGCAGGCCCACGACGGACCAGACGGGTGCGAGGTGGCGCCCCAGGCGGGTGCGGCGCAGGCGGCGGTAGGCCTCCTGGACGATCTCGACCGTCGGGCCGTACCACCAGAACATGAGGTCGGCGTCGGCGCGCAGACCCGCGACGTCGTAGAGCCCGCGGACGACCAGGCCCTTGCCGGTGAGCTCGTCGAGCAGGTCCTGGACCTCCTGGGTCAGGGCCGCACGCTCGGCGTCCCCGAGGGGCGTCTCGACGGCGAAGACCGACCACATCGTGTAGGCGATGGTGTCGTTGATCGTGTCGGCGTTGGGTGCTGCTGTGTGCTGCTCGGTCATGCCCGCATCCTCCCTCAGACCATCTGCAGCTGCGCACGCACCTCGGCGGCGGCACGGGTGGCCGCACCGATGCAGGCGGGCACGCCCACGCCGTCCAGGACGGAACCGCAGAGGGCGAGGCGCCCGACGCCCGTGAGCGCCGAGCGCACCGCCGCGACGCGGTCCACGTGGCCGACGGCGTACTGCGGCAGCCCGTCGTACCAGCGGACGACGTCGTGGTCGAGCGGGTGCAGTTCCCGGCCCAGCAACCGGGAGGCGTCGGCGACCGCCCAGCGGACGACGTCGTCGTCCTCGGCCTCCAGGGCCTCGGTCTCCCCCGCACGTCCCGAGGAGACCCGCAGGACCGCGACGTCGCCGCTCTGGTCCCCGACCCAGCCCCACTTGTTGCCCGACAGCGTCAAGGCCTTGGCGCGCAGCCCTTCCAGCGCCCCGACGGCGGGCGGGACGAGGACGCCGGACCCGGTCAGCCCGGCCAGTTCGACGGCGGGGACCGCGAGCGCCGTGATGACCATGCTCGCGGTCTCGACGTCACCCAGCAGGGCGGCGGCCGCGGGGACCGGTCCCGCGAGCAACCGGGCGGCGGCGGGCGCGGGGACGGCGAGGACGACGGCGTCGGCGGGGGTCGCGTCGACGAGCCAGCCGTCGGGGGTGCGTTCGAGGCGGTGCACGGGGGTGGAGGTGGCGATCGTGACGCCGCGCTCAGCCAGCTTCGTGGCCAGGGTGCGCGGGAGGGTGGCGAGGCCGCCGAGCAGGCCGGCGAAGACGGGGGCCGGGTTCGCGACCGGGGGTTCGGAGATGGCCTCCAGCAGGGATCCGCCGCGGACGGCGTGCTGCCAGAGCGCGGGGACGGTGGCCTGCAGGGACAGCTTCGAGGCGTGGCCGGCGTAGACCCCACCGAGCAGCGGTTCGACGAGGCGGTCGACGACGGCCCGACCGACCCTCGCGGCGACGTAGTCGGCGACGGCGACGTCGTGATCCAGCGGCGGGGCGGGCAGTCCCGGTTCGGCCCGGACCCGCTCGACGTCGGCGGGGTCGAGGAAACCCTCGACCGTGGCGGCGGAGCGGGGGACGCCCATCAGGGTGCCGGCGGGCAGCGGGTCGAGGTGGCCGGGCGAGCGCAGGCTCGCGCGGGTGGTGGCGGGGTGGACGAGTTCCCCGCCCAGACCCACGTCGTGGATCAGGGCGACGCCCTCGGGACGTCGCGCGAGCATCGACTCGGCCCCGACGTCGACGGTGACGCCACCGATCTCGCTGCCCTGCAGCACGCCTCCGACGACCGGCGCGGCCTCGCGGACCTCGATCGTGAACTCGTCGTGGCGGCTGAGTTCCCAGGCCGCGGTGAGACCGGAGATCCCGGCCCCCACGACGACGACGTGCGGACGGGTCAGTTCCGCCACGCGTGGACCTCCTCGACGACCCGGGCGAGGACGGCCGGGTCGGCGGTCGGCGGGACGCCGTGGCCGAGGTTGACGATGTGCCCGGCGCCGGCCCGTTCGCCCTCCGCCAGGATGCGGTGCAGGTCGGCGCGCAGCACCTCCCAGGGGGCGAAGAGCAGGGCCGGGTCGAGGTTGCCCTGGACGGCGACGGGACGACCGGCTCCGGCGGCGCCGCGGGCGGCCCCGACGTCGAGGGGGAGGCGGAAGTCGATGCCGAGGACGTCGACGCCACCGTCGATCGCGGCCATGGCGCCCAGGAGTTCCCCGGTGCCGGTGCCGAAGTGGGTGCGCGGGACCCCGAGGTCGCCCACGGCGGCCAGCGCGGTCGCGGAGTGCGGGGCGACGAGCCGTTCGTAGTCGGTCAGCGGGAGCGCCCCGACCCAGGAGTCGAAGAGCTGGACGCCGGAGGCGCCGGCGAGGACCTGGGCGCGTAGGAACGTCCCCGCGATCTGGGCGAGGCGGGCGGCGAGGTCGTGCCACAGCTCCGGGTCGGCGTGCATCAAGGCCTTGGTGCGCAACAGGTCCCGGGACGGACCACCCTCGACGAGGTAGCTGGCGAGGGTGAACGGGGCGCCGGCGAACCCGACGAGGGGCGTGTCGCCGAGCCCGGCGACGGTCAGCCCCACGGCGTCGGTGACGTGCTGCAGGGCGTCGAGGGAGAGTTCCGGGATCCGGTCGAGGTCGGCACGGGTGCGGAAGGGCTGCGCGATCACGGGTCCGGTGCCGGGGACGATCTCGACGTCGACACCGGCGGCCTCGAGCGGCACGACGATGTCGGAGTAGAAGACGGCGGCGTCCACGTCGTAGCGGCGGACCGGCTGCAGGGTGATCTCGGCGACGAGTTCGGGGATGCGGCAGGACTCCAGCATCGTCGTCCCGGCACGGGCCTCGCGGTACTCCGGCAGCGAGCGACCGGCCTGGCGCATGAACCAGACGGGCGTGCGGTGCGGGGTGGTGCCCCCGCGGGCGGCGTGGAGGTAGGGCGAGTTCTCGAGCGGCACGCGCTGATGGTCCCACGGCGTGGCTGACGCCCCCGCGGGGTCGGGGTGCCTAGGCTCCGTGCCGTGAGTGCGCACCGGACCCCGGGAGCGCCCGGTGCTCCGCCGGCCTTCGAGGCCGCGGTGGCCGCGGTGCGCGCCGTCCGCCTGCGCTCGGAGCTGGTGCTGACGGAGGTCCCCGCCCCGGCGCGCATCGCGCCCTACGCCCTGGCCGTGGCCGGTGACGTCGTCCTGGACGGTGACGAACTCGCGACCGGACGTTTCATCCTGTTGCACGACCCGACCCGGCCGGCGGAGTGGGACGGCGACTTCCGCGTCGTGACCTACGTCCGCGCGGACCTGGAGTCGGAGCTCGGTGAGGACCCGATGCTGGGGCAGGTCGGGTGGTCCTGGCTGGAGGACGGTCTGGCCTCGGCCGGCGCCCAGGCCACCAGCGTGGGCGGCACGGTGACGCGGGTGCTGTCGGAGGGCTACGGCGCTCTGGCCGAACGGCCCGCGTCCGTGGACGTGGAACTGCGGGCGTCGTGGACGCCGACGGACCCGACGGACATCGCGGCGCACCTGCACGCGTGGGAGGTCCTGGTGTGCACGGTGGCGGGTCTGCCGCCGCTGCCCGAGGGCGTCGTGTCCCTCGGTGGCCGCACGCACTGAGACGCGCGCACTGAGACACGCGTCACCAAGTGTTCAAGGAACCCCCCGGATGGGCCGATCACCTTCTCGAATGATGGAGGCGTTCCGCAGTGGGCGGGCGCCGATCGCCTGCAGGAGGACGACGGTGACGGCACTCGTCGAACGCCCCGGGATGGCTGTACCTTCCCGGCTCGGCCGCTTCGCGGCTCTGGTCGCTGTGGCGGATCCCGCCGTCCGCGAGTCCGTGACCCGCACGCTGCGGATGCTCGGCGCCGTGAACGTCGAGCACGCCACGAGCGTCGCCCAGGCCCGCGCGATGGCCCGCACCGGCCCGCGCGCCCTGTTCATCGCCGACGCGGGACTGCCCGACGGCTCCGGCGCCCAGCTCGTCTCCGAGCTGCGCGCCGCCGGGTGGAACCGCTGCGTCGTGCTCTCCAGCAACGCCGACCCGTTCGCGGTCCGCGGTGCGGTCGCCGCCGGCGTCCGCTGCTACCTCGTGACGACCCGCCCCGAAGGGGTGGGCTTCGAGGGACGCACCGGGGAGAACGGCGTCGACAGCCTCTCCGAGCGTGAGGTCGAGGTGCTCCAGCACGTCGCCGACGGCCGGTCCAACAAGGACACCGGCGCCCTGCTCGGCCTGTCCGCGCTGACGGTGAAGAGCCACCTGGCCCGCATCGCCCGCAAGCTCGGCACGGGCGACCGCGCCGAGATGGTCGCGATCACCCTGCGGGCCGGCGTCATCCAGTGACGCGCCTGGAGGGGGGCTGAGCACCCCTCCTCGTCACGCCGCCCGCCTCCGGTGGGCGGCGTTCGGCGTTCTCCCCCTCCTCGACCCGGCCGGTCGCCGCACCCCCGATCGTGCGACGGCTCAGCTGAGCGGTCACGTACGGTGGTGCCGTGACCGAGACGCCGACGAAAGAGGAGCCTGAACAGGCCGGGCCCGAGCTCCCGATGCTGTCGGTCCCCGCCGACGGCCTGCCGCCCGTCGTGACCGACGAGGCCGCGCTCGCGCAGACCGTCGCCGCGTTCGCGGCCGGCACCGGCCCGGTCGCCGTCGACGCCGAACGCGCCTCCGGCTACCGCTACGGGCAGCGGGCGTTCCTGGTCCAACTGCGCCGTGAGGGTTCCGGCACCGCCCTCATCGACCCCGACGCGCTGCCGGACCTGTCCGCCCTGGGCGAGGTCCTCGCGGACGTGGAGTGGGTGCTGCACGCCGCGAACCAGGACCTGCCCTGCCTGGCCGAACTCGGCATGCGCCCCACCCGCCTGTTCGACACCGAACTCGGTTCCCGCATCGCGGGTCTGCCCCGCGTGGGTCTGGGGGCGGTCGTCGAGGAACTGCTCGGCCTGCGACTGGCCAAGGAGCACTCCGCGGTCGACTGGTCGACCCGCCCGCTGCCCGTCCCGTGGTTGACCTACGCCGCCCTCGACGTCGAGGTGCTCGTCCAGGTCCGTGACGTCCTCGCTGAACGCCTTGCCGCGCAGGGGAAGTTGGACTGGGCCCTGGAGGAGTTCGCCGCCGTCGCCAACGCCCCGACGCCCGTCGCACCGGCGGAGCCGTGGCGGCGCGTCTCCGGTCTGCACGCCGTGCGTTCACGGCGCCAGCTCGCCGTCGTGCGGGCGCTGTGGTCGGCTCGCGACAGCGAGGCCCGCCGACGCGACACCTCCCCGGGCCGGTTGCTGCCCGACTCCGCGATCGTCGCCGCCGCCCGCGCCACCCCCCGCACCGCGCAGGCCCTCGCCTCGACGTCGGGGTTCACCGGC
This region includes:
- a CDS encoding alpha/beta fold hydrolase, translating into MKASRLVPLAAALTVTAVGAGLTGVAVSFARAVVTPRPHKPDDVEVLQVGPHRVVLEQTVDTVVPGRYGVWTDGGRGHFRVGDVLDVTDGRVTRELLGVDRGVPRPGSARWNQYYYSGDPSTALGLAHEDLVVPGEVGDLPCWFVPTASRGESDVWAVLVHGRGATREEALRALPVLHELGIPCLVPSYRNDADAPAAKPGLYGLGDTEWNDVEAVAQHAIDSGARRLLVVGWSMGGAILLQFVARSPLAEKVCALVLDGPVVDWYDVLDNQARQRGIPIRLGRYGLRLLAHPVGRRLVGVRGPVDLRAMDWVRRAEELVLPVLLLHSDADDYVPHGPSERLAAARPDLITYVASSTARHTKEWNVDPPRWESAVRDFVTAKLEEVP
- a CDS encoding HRDC domain-containing protein — encoded protein: MTETPTKEEPEQAGPELPMLSVPADGLPPVVTDEAALAQTVAAFAAGTGPVAVDAERASGYRYGQRAFLVQLRREGSGTALIDPDALPDLSALGEVLADVEWVLHAANQDLPCLAELGMRPTRLFDTELGSRIAGLPRVGLGAVVEELLGLRLAKEHSAVDWSTRPLPVPWLTYAALDVEVLVQVRDVLAERLAAQGKLDWALEEFAAVANAPTPVAPAEPWRRVSGLHAVRSRRQLAVVRALWSARDSEARRRDTSPGRLLPDSAIVAAARATPRTAQALASTSGFTGRAAKTKLQVWADAVAEGLALPESELPAHAPRSDGPPPPRAWAAKDPLAAARLNAARAVVTALAEEHALPVENVLQPDALRRVAWAPPQPLDAEGVRAALATRGARAWQLDLVSGPVAEAMAQARVPEPDAEPVPDAG
- the hemG gene encoding protoporphyrinogen oxidase is translated as MAELTRPHVVVVGAGISGLTAAWELSRHDEFTIEVREAAPVVGGVLQGSEIGGVTVDVGAESMLARRPEGVALIHDVGLGGELVHPATTRASLRSPGHLDPLPAGTLMGVPRSAATVEGFLDPADVERVRAEPGLPAPPLDHDVAVADYVAARVGRAVVDRLVEPLLGGVYAGHASKLSLQATVPALWQHAVRGGSLLEAISEPPVANPAPVFAGLLGGLATLPRTLATKLAERGVTIATSTPVHRLERTPDGWLVDATPADAVVLAVPAPAAARLLAGPVPAAAALLGDVETASMVITALAVPAVELAGLTGSGVLVPPAVGALEGLRAKALTLSGNKWGWVGDQSGDVAVLRVSSGRAGETEALEAEDDDVVRWAVADASRLLGRELHPLDHDVVRWYDGLPQYAVGHVDRVAAVRSALTGVGRLALCGSVLDGVGVPACIGAATRAAAEVRAQLQMV
- a CDS encoding DoxX family protein, with amino-acid sequence MFGVAGLAHFVRAAHFDEIVPRALPGSARTWTLASGVVELGLAAGLALPRTRRASGTVAAAFLVAVWPANVTMALDARSPRARAITIARLPLQVPLIRAAWRAGR
- a CDS encoding response regulator transcription factor; protein product: MTALVERPGMAVPSRLGRFAALVAVADPAVRESVTRTLRMLGAVNVEHATSVAQARAMARTGPRALFIADAGLPDGSGAQLVSELRAAGWNRCVVLSSNADPFAVRGAVAAGVRCYLVTTRPEGVGFEGRTGENGVDSLSEREVEVLQHVADGRSNKDTGALLGLSALTVKSHLARIARKLGTGDRAEMVAITLRAGVIQ
- the hemQ gene encoding hydrogen peroxide-dependent heme synthase gives rise to the protein MTEQHTAAPNADTINDTIAYTMWSVFAVETPLGDAERAALTQEVQDLLDELTGKGLVVRGLYDVAGLRADADLMFWWYGPTVEIVQEAYRRLRRTRLGRHLAPVWSVVGLHRPAEFNRGHVPAFMSGDQARDYVCVYPFVRSYEWYLLPEGERRTMLRDHGLAARSYEDVRANTVSAFALGDYEWILAFEADELYRIVDLMRDLRATEARRHVREELPFFTGPKVALGELVNALP
- the hemE gene encoding uroporphyrinogen decarboxylase, with amino-acid sequence MPLENSPYLHAARGGTTPHRTPVWFMRQAGRSLPEYREARAGTTMLESCRIPELVAEITLQPVRRYDVDAAVFYSDIVVPLEAAGVDVEIVPGTGPVIAQPFRTRADLDRIPELSLDALQHVTDAVGLTVAGLGDTPLVGFAGAPFTLASYLVEGGPSRDLLRTKALMHADPELWHDLAARLAQIAGTFLRAQVLAGASGVQLFDSWVGALPLTDYERLVAPHSATALAAVGDLGVPRTHFGTGTGELLGAMAAIDGGVDVLGIDFRLPLDVGAARGAAGAGRPVAVQGNLDPALLFAPWEVLRADLHRILAEGERAGAGHIVNLGHGVPPTADPAVLARVVEEVHAWRN
- the msrB gene encoding peptide-methionine (R)-S-oxide reductase MsrB, whose translation is MTAHTPDTTSKTYNVTKSDAEWRAELDPQAYHVLRQAGTERPFTGEYEDTTTEGVYACRACGSELFTSNEKFASHCGWPSFFDPKDSTAVELLVDDTLGMRRTEVRCANCGSHLGHVFEGEGYPTPTDQRYCINSISLSLRPAQA
- a CDS encoding DUF3000 domain-containing protein, translated to MSAHRTPGAPGAPPAFEAAVAAVRAVRLRSELVLTEVPAPARIAPYALAVAGDVVLDGDELATGRFILLHDPTRPAEWDGDFRVVTYVRADLESELGEDPMLGQVGWSWLEDGLASAGAQATSVGGTVTRVLSEGYGALAERPASVDVELRASWTPTDPTDIAAHLHAWEVLVCTVAGLPPLPEGVVSLGGRTH